The following coding sequences lie in one Cryptococcus neoformans var. neoformans B-3501A chromosome 2, whole genome shotgun sequence genomic window:
- a CDS encoding hypothetical protein (HMMPfam hit to Aminotran_3, Aminotransferase class-III, score: -14.7, E(): 6.4e-12), giving the protein MPLLFPNFRVHQVFGANTEVGKTLLTTALLRASASRYVSKSEEPRKRVFYLKPVSTGPDSESDTGYVQRNTKPYSSYISTHNLYQYREPMSPHLAAQLAPDLPFPKTNEELVRGIEAHANKCLQQLDGQDGCLFVETAGGVHSPALHPPHTQSTFLRSLRLPSVLVASPHLGGISTTISAYESLLLRGYSLSAVLCLHDSYYRNHTFLEEYFRDRGIGYWTIKPPPEKYGTVEEDGVRLEQWYKEVEKNFEGEQGGGVGDAARWLEEKHKRRIEELGGMPQRTLESIWWPFTQHQLIDKKEDVMVVDSAFGDNFDSYYAKPESAPSSKSESLLKSYFDGSASWFTQSHGHANEHLTLAAASAAGRYGHVLFPSGTNAPALSLAEKLISTVGEGWASRVFYSDNGSTAIEVALKMALRAAGRRYGWDGEMGGDVGVIGLRGSYHGDTIGSMDATQASTYNKAVDWYKGRGHWFSPPMVQFVNGVPTVLTTGPDSWSPLPSSIASSSKSTPDGWALEFPSFKDVYDISSRSSSPLASYYRAHIRSTLERLVKEGKKFGALVMEPTCLGAGGMVFVDPLFQSCMIEVVRASGDLFAGEKWDGGSFEQELEGLKRRSGAEWQGLPVLYDEVFSGLHRFGYNSAATVLGHTPDISAYAKILTGGLLPLSTTLASPSIFSAFLSPDKVDALLHGHSYTANPIGCAVALEAMKLTTNYEAKGGWQGEKNMWGVKKGVEGRWSFWKKEFVEDISRAEGVKGAMAMGTVFAIELQDDENDYSSHAALDFLTALRQVVVTPSSSDAAAEDIVPFSPFQIHSRPLGNVVYIITSLWTKPDVMRAMENVILNKLTKRTQ; this is encoded by the exons ATGCCCCTCTTATTTCCCAATTTTCGAGTCCATCAAGTGTTCGGAG CCAACACTGAAGTTGGAAAAACCTTGCTCACAACTGCTTTGCTCCGGGCGTCTGCATCTCGATATGTATCGAAATCTGAAGAGCCGCGCAAAAGGGTGTTTTATTTGAAGCCCGTCAGTACTGGCCCTGACTCTGAATCAGATACGGG CTATGTACAGCGAAACACCAAACCCTACAGCTCGTACATTTCGACACACAACTTGTATCAATATCGAGAACCTATGTCACCTCATCTTGCCGCACAGTTGGCCCCCGACCTT CCCTTTCCGAAAACCAATGAAGAGCTTGTCAGAGGTATTGAGGCTCATGCCAATAAGTGTCTTCAACAACTTGATGGTCAGGATGGTTGCCTCTTCGTAGAGACCGCAGGCGGCGTTCATTCTCCAGCGCTCCATCCTCCGCACACCCAATCCACCTTTCTTCGATCTCTTAGGCTTCCTTCCGTTCTCGTCGCATCACCACATCTGGGAGGTATTTCAACTACCATCTCGGCTTACGAGTCTTTGCTTCTCAGAGGTTACTCTCTTTCGGCCGTCCTGTGCTTGCACGACTCCTATTACCGCAACCATACCTTCCTTGAAGAGTATTTTAGAGACCGTGGCATCGGTTACTGGACAATCAAGCCCCCACCAGAGAAGTATGGTAcggttgaggaagacggtGTGAGGTTGGAGCAATGGTACAAggaagtggagaagaacTTTGAAGGCGAgcaaggtggaggtgtgGGCGATGCGGCAAGATGGCTCGAGGAAAAGCATaagaggaggatagagGAGCTGGGAGGGATGCCCCAAAGGACTCTTGAAAGCATCTGGTGGCCGTTTACTCAACATCAGCTG AtcgacaagaaggaagatgttATGGTCGTCGACTCGGCTTTCGGCGATAACTTCGACTCTTACTATGCCAAGCCCGAATCTgctccctcttccaagaGTGAGAGCCTATTAAAGTCTTACTTTGACGGCTCCGCCAGTTGGTTCAC TCAGTCCCATGGCCATGCCAATGAGCACCTCACCCTCGCGGCTGCTTCCGCTGCCGGTCGCTATGGCCACGTCCTTTTCCCTAGTGGAACCAACGCCCCTGCCCTCTCTTTAGCCGAAAAGCTCATCTCCACTGTTGGCGAGGGCTGGGCGTCACGTGTGTTTTACTCGGACAACGGAAGTACAGCTATTGAGGTCGCTTTGAAGATGGCGCTAAGGGCGGCAGGTAGGCGATACGGGTGGGATGGGGAAATGGGTGGTGATGTCGGAGTTATTGGACTAAGGGGAAGTTACCATGGTGATACT ATTGGGTCTATGGATGCTACTCAAGCTTCTACCTACAACAAAGCTGTAGACTGGTACAAGGGCAGAGGACACTGGTTCTCACCTCCTATGGTCCAATTTGTCAACGGTGTCCCCACTGTCCTCACTACCGGGCCTGACTCTTGgtcgcctcttccttcttctatcGCTTCTTCCAGCAAATCTACTCCCGATGGTTGGGCACTCGAATTCCCCTCCTTCAAGGACGTATATGACATCTCATCccgttcctcttctcccttaGCCTCGTACTATCGTGCTCACATCCGATCAACTCTTGAACGATTAGtcaaggaaggcaagaagtTTGGTGCACTCGTCATGGAGCCAACATGTCTTGGAGCGGGAGGTATGGTGTTCGTCGACCCTTTGTTCCAATCATGCATGATTGAAGTCGTCAGAGCGAGCGGGGACCTATTCGCTGGAGAGAAATGGGATGGCGGATCGTTTGAACAAGAGTTGGAGGGGCTGAAGAGAAGGTCTGGCGCGGAGTGGCAGGGTCTTCCTGTTTTGTATGACGAAG TGTTCTCCGGTTTGCACCGTTTCGGCTATAACTCTGCCGCTACGGTTCTTGGCCACACTCCTGATATCTCCGCTTACGCCAAAATTCTTACTGGTGgcctccttcctctgtcCACCACCCTCGCTTCTCCATCCATATTCTCGGCATTTCTGTCACCTGACAAGGTCGACGCCCTTTTGCACGGTCATTCATACACTGCTAACCCAATCGGATGTGCCGTGGCGCTAGAGGCGATGAAACTTACAACTAACTATGAGGCCAAGGGCGGATGGCAAGGCGAGAAGAACATGTGGGGAGTTAAGAAGGGCGTTGAAGGGAGATGGAGTttctggaagaaggaatttGTTGAGGATATCAGTCGGGCTGAAGGTGTTAAGGGTGCTATGGCTATGGGGACCGTATTTGCTATCGAGCtgcaagatgatgagaacG ATTACTCTTCCCACGCGGCTCTCGACTTCCTTACCGCACTCCGTCAAGTCGTTGTCACCCCTTCGTCATCTGATGCCGCTGCAGAGGACATCgttcctttctctcctttccaaatccactCTCGTCCCCTCGGTAACGTGGTGTACATAATAACGAGCTTGTGGACCAAGCCAGACGTTATGAGAGCAATGGAGAATGTCATCCTGAACAAGCTTACCAAGAGGACTCAATGA
- a CDS encoding hypothetical protein (HMMPfam hit to FCH, Fes/CIP4 homology domain, score: 55.2, E(): 1.7e-13; HMMPfam hit to SH3, SH3 domain, score: 45.0, E(): 2.1e-10): MAQSIEPLRSQSSTSLYKLYNGPNGGINSNQIAEEELQDPRLNYCNAFWGPGDRGFDVIMARLRGAGRTVEELRAFWKERAAIEDEYAKKLNKLSRFSLGKDEIGDLADSLQHLLSETAQQASYHSSLSNEIRQTVENPSAELGMRMSNLKKGLQAAVEKAHKNKGLQEGHVQKARDRYEQDCLKLNSYTAQSSLTQGKELEKLHTKLDRVRQTIGSNENDFRQFVKVLEVTHQKWEQEWKNFCDHVQDLEEDRMAITKDLMWVYANAVSQVCVEDDSSCERIREKLEQFEPINDIVNFAKGWGTGDMIPDPPRFINYSAGESYPTQATFHVAQFMRISAKPPMPIASRESTREIQREQTPEPELEPQPTTEPQPEIAKEREQPSAKSGVNGISDGLIRTTLKDGPVSAPTALEPEAPKVPFGGVALPGMSATSPASQGDSSKYNPTPPPPVPAILTMPEPRVPSRQGPPSPRKNINDEEDPMAKALADLRRDPPPPGSVRRNASHRRAESAVSAAGSVRSSMYGHGIKSPVSPAPNRMSFQQNAPAQSRSPPIDSTLSPPPGGHTAAALAKSMDEFRQQSSRGPESKRQSVNYSNFADDVVGSHPTSRPTTPSFHPASPRAPSPAMMQAPKQPATHIADEVLSQYHQAFPGERETRSRSRAGSIMSNVSRNSYIEQQQHQQAPPSPGVQPRRGFVGIGAGNAARSPSPQPPVFHSPDPSPVITSGTLGPQNLGISLDAKGGVAQDTMAEQYRRQYQQQQAQAQAQQPAAQPTQVTAPQMGSYPGQRTSQYGVSASGSSPTPAAAPAGYGPAYGQPSATNSSVMGPPAISGNRPVSGYGQQQQPPSQQAYASQAQSQAPQAFNQTAQPAYNQYSSTTQHQPSPYLQQQNQAPQPNYSQRPPSVYGQSNAYGGRGPSPQPQPPAMQPSQQSYQSGQPYGRSLSPSPAMGQGYGYQASPQQPQGYVQQHQQQRTPSPQPNQPPPNMVPTGQWSTTGLPVMFYVKALYDYSAQTAAEFDFQAGDIIAVTSTPEDGWWSGELLDEARRTPGRTDFPSNFVTLF, translated from the exons ATGGCACAATCTATAGAGCCACTCCGCTCGCAGTCCTCGACATCACTGTACAAGCTATACAATGGACCAAACGGCGGTATCAACAGCAATCAAattgctgaagaagaattgcAAGATCCGAGATTGAATTACTGCAATGCTTTTTGGGGACCGGGGGATAGAGGGTTCGATGTTATCATGGCGAGACTGAGAGGAGCAGGGCGGACGGTTGAGGAATTGAGAGCATTCTGGAAGGAACG CGCTGCTATTGAGGACGAGTACGCGAAAAAGCTTAACAAGCTGTCTCGTTTCTCCTTGGGTAAAGATGAAATTGGTGATCTGGCAGATTCTCTCCAACATTTGCTCTCTGAAACAGCTCAGCAAGCATCCTACCATTCGTCATTGAGTAACGAAATACGCCAAACTGTGGAAAATCCCTCGGCAGAACTGGGCATGCGGATGTCaaacttgaagaagggtcTTCAGGCAGCGGTGGAGAAAGCGCATAAGAACAAGGGGTTGCAAGAAGGTCACGTACAAAAG GCCCGAGATCGATACGAGCAAGACTGTCTCAAGCTCAACTCTTACACCGCTCAATCTTCACTCACTCAAGGCAAGGAATTGGAGAAGTTGCATACCAAATTGGACCGAGTAAGGCAGACGATTGGATCGAACGAAAACGACTTTAGGCAATTTGTGAAGGTATTGGAAGTAACCCATCAGAAGTGGGAGCAAGAATGGAAGAACTTCTGTGAC CATGTACAAGACCTCGAAGAAGACAGAATGGCGATCACAAAAGATCTTATGTGGGTCTATGCCAATGCTGTGTCGCAAGTGTGCGTTGAAGACGACAGT TCATGTGAGCGGATTAGAGAGAAGCTTGAGCAGTTTGAGCCAATCAACGACATCGTTAACTTTGCCAAGGGATGGGGTACTGGTGATATGATTCCTG ATCCCCCTCGTTTCATCAACTATTCTGCCGGGGAATCTTATCCTACCCAAGCCACATTTCATGTCGCACAATTTATGCGAATTTCGGCCAAGCCTCCTATGCCAATCGCCTCTCGCGAATCGACTAGGGAAATACAGCGAGAGCAGACTCCTGAACCGGAGCTGGAGCCGCAACCAACAACTGAGCCGCAGCCTGAGATTGCAAAGGAGCGAGAGCAGCCATCAGCCAAGTCGGGTGTCAATGGTATCTCTGATGGTTTGATTAGAACTACGCTGAAAGACGGACCAGTCTCCGCTCCAACTGCGCTTGAACCAGAAGCCCCCAAAGTTCCATTCGGTGGAGTTGCCCTTCCCGGAATGTCAGCCACCTCCCCTGCTTCTCAAGGCGACTCTTCAAAGTATAACCCTacgcctccacctcctgTTCCGGCTATCTTGACTATGCCCGAGCCGCGTGTCCCCTCACGTCAAGGACCTCCTTCACCTAGGAAGAATATcaatgacgaagaagaccCTATGGCAAAGGCATTGGCCGATCTGCGTCGGGaccctccacctcctggAAGCGTCAGGCGTAATGCATCTCACAGGCGAGCAGAGAGTGCGGTATCTGCTGCTGGGTCTGTGAGAAGCAGCATGTATGGCCATGGAATCAAGTCTCCAGTTTCTCCTGCCCCTAACCGCATGTCGTTCCAGCAGAATGCTCCCGCCCAATCACGATCTCCACCTATCGATTCGaccctctctcctccccctgGAGGCCATACGGCCGCCGCTCTCGCCAAGTCCATGGACGAATTCCGACAACAATCATCCCGCGGACCTGAAAGCAAGCGCCAAAGCGTCAATTACTCCAACTTCGCAGATGATGTTGTCGGCTCTCACCCTACCTCTCGACCTACTacgccttccttccatcccgCCTCCCCTCGGGCACCTTCACCCGCGATGATGCAAGCTCCCAAACAGCCGGCGACCCATATTGCAGATGAGGTCCTTTCGCAGTACCATCAAGCCTTCCCTGGTGAACGTGAGACGAGATCAAGGTCTCGTGCTGGCTCCATCATGTCCAATGTTTCTAGAAACTCATATATTgagcagcaacagcatcAACAAGCTCCCCCGTCACCTGGTGTTCAGCCTAGACGAGGGTTCGTTGGCATAGGAGCTGGCAATGCCGCACGGAGCCCGAGCCCGCAACCTCCTGTCTTCCATTCACCGGATCCTAGCCCTGTCATAACTTCTGGTACATTGGGGCCTCAAAATTTGGGTATCTCTTTGGATGCCAAGGGTGGCGTGGCGCAGGACACTATGGCGGAGCAGTATAGGAGGCAAtatcagcagcaacagGCTCAAGCCCAAGCTCAGCAACCGGCTGCTCAGCCGACCCAAGTAACTGCTCCCCAGATGGGCAGCTATCCTGGACAACGAACTTCACAGTATGGTGTCTCTGCGTCCGGCTCTTCCCCTACTCCTGCTGCTGCGCCCGCAGGCTACGGACCAGCTTACGGACAGCCTTCAGCAACTAATTCTTCTGTTATGGGTCCGCCGGCCATCTCAGGCAATAGACCAGTGTCGGGCTACggacagcagcaacaacctccttctcagcaGGCTTATGCCTCTCAAGCGCAATCTCAGGCTCCACAGGCTTTTAACCAAACTGCCCAGCCTGCATACAATCAGTACTCCTCTACCACTCAGCACCAACCTTCGCCATACCTTCAACAGCAGAACCAGGCGCCTCAACCTAACTATTCTCAGCGCCCTCCTTCTGTATACGGACAAAGTAATGCCTATGGTGGACGCGgcccatctcctcaacctcagccACCCGCTATGCAACCATCTCAGCAATCATATCAGTCTGGTCAACCATATGGTCGTTCACTGAGCCCATCCCCTGCGATGGGGCAAGGATATGGGTACCAAGCTAGCCCACAACAGCCGCAAGGATACGTACAACAACACCAACAGCAGAGAACGCCTAGTCCGCAGCCGAACCAGCCCCCGCCTAATATGGTCCCTACAGGACAATGGTCGACTACCGGACTCCCTGTCATGTTCT ATGTCAAGGCGCTTTATGACTACAGTGCTCAAACTGCTGCCGAGTTTGATTTCCAGGCAGGTGATATCATTGCCGTCACTAGCACCCCAGAGGACGGATGGTGGTCTGGAGAGTTGCTGGATGAAGCTAGAAGGACGCCTGGAAGGACCGATTTCCCCAGTAATTT CGTGACGTTGTTCTAA
- a CDS encoding hypothetical protein (HMMPfam hit to DEAD, DEAD/DEAH box helicase, score: 226.5, E(): 4.7e-65; HMMPfam hit to Helicase_C, Helicase conserved C-terminal domain, score: 102.2, E(): 1.3e-27), producing MAAITPSWALETTADGEVKEKTSGPGGQWRALNVGPDLIRSLLIRKFKTPTPIQRAAIPPALSTPPRDILGMARTGSGKTLAYLIPLLQRTGSTHHGQGPRALILCPSRELAVQIYTVGKDLARGMNKGKGKGKNKNEDEEDEEGKGKEGLRWALIIGGEGMDAQFEKMSSNPDIVIATPGRFLHLIVEMHMDLRHLQTVIYDEADRLFEMGFDVQLQEILHRLPSTRQNLLFSATLPSSVAEFAKAGLVNPLLVRLDAEQKISPDLALKFFSVKPGEKEASLLVLLREVIGKPNQPEPADPSSAPQAIVFVATKHHVDYVAELLRTTGYRTSLIYSSLDQVARQQQLAGFRSHQSDVLVVTDVAARGLDIPIMDHVINYDFPAGPRIFVHRVGRTARAGRKGTAYSLIVKEDFPYLCDLHTFLGTERMGEPADVLRSLPIEQLSENVEYVFHNLDETAPHITALRNVMRKGQGMFERSRTKANPTSYRQAKSLASALSNNPPRIDDMFEDAMEVEVNEEKARLLAKVAAFTPSETVFEVGKRESESAIIMKKRRKTVDERQKRVSKAEAEKSTASGMEKAPVKELPAPQLPSKNFKDPSFYLDHTQRGAEAEKGYSLKSGVESLSGAITDMTADEGTGPKAQKASQLSWDRKKHKFIKKNGSADGEKMIKSESGALLPASYSSGKYQEWKSKRRHMPDGPVEALALGGGRRGRHGPPGQKRKAEDGDGGEDAGGKGRKDQGKSKGTGKGKDDFKQKSPGKPGKKGIKQSSGLKSAMDIRKQREIAQKRKEKNARKPQKFRK from the exons ATGGCAGCGATAACTCCCTCATGGGCACTCGAGACAACGGCAGATGGAGAGGTAAAAGAGAAGACATCAGGTCCAGGCGGTCAATGGCGCGCTCTCA ATGTTGGACCCGACCTCATCCGCTCCTTGTTGATACGCAAATTCAAGACCCCAACGCCTATCCAAAGAGCAGCTATCCCTCCCGCTCTCTCCACTCCACCGAGGGATATCCTTGGTATGGCCAGGACCGGTTCTGGTAAAACTTTGGCGTACCTtattcctcttcttcaaagaaCTGGATCGACACACCATGGACAGGGCCCAAGAGCTTTAATTCTCTGTCCGAGTCGAGAGTTGGCGGTGCAGATCTATACTGTCGGAAAGGATCTTGCTAGAGGGATgaacaagggcaagggaaaaggaaagaacaagaatgaagacgaggaagatgaggaaggcaagggtAAAGAGGGACTGAGATGGGCCCTCATCATTGGTGGTGAAGGAATGGACGCTCAGTTTGAAAAGATGTCCTCCAACCCTGATAT TGTGATTGCAACTCCGGGTCGATTCCTCCATCTTATCGTTGAAATGCACATGGACCTTCGACACCTCCAAACGGTCATCTATGATGAAGCCGACAGACTTTTTGAAATGGGTTTCGATGTCCAACTTCAAGAAATCCTTCATCGTCTCCCTTCGACCCGTCAAAACCTGTTGTTCTCTGCTACTCTCCCCTCATCCGTGGCCGAATTCGCAAAGGCCGGTCTCGTGAACCCTCTCCTTGTTCGTCTTGATGCCGAGCAAAAGATCTCACCTGATCTCGCCCTCAAATTCTTCTCTGTCAAACCcggagaaaaggaagcgTCTTTACTTGTTCTTTTGAGAGAAGTCATTGGCAAACCCAATCAACCTGAGCCTGCCGATCCCTCTTCTGCCCCTCAGGCTATCGTCTTTGTAGCTACCAAGCACCACGTCGACTATGTCGCCGAGCTTTTACGTACGACCGGGTACCGCACCTCTCTCATTTACAGTTCCCTCGACCAAGTTGCCCGTCAGCAGCAACTTGCCGGTTTCCGTAGTCATCAATCCGATGTCCTCGTCGTCACAGACGTGGCTGCCCGTGGTCTCGATATCCCCATCATGGACCATGTCATCAACTATGATTTCCCTGCTGGTCCTCGTATCTTTGTTCATCGTGTCGGTCGTACGGCACGAGCCGGTCGAAAAGGTACCGCGTACTCCCTCATCGTCAAGGAAGATTTCCCTTACCTCTGCGACCTCCATACCTTCCTCGGCACGGAGCGTATGGGCGAACCCGCAGACGTTCTGCGTTCACTCCCTATTGAGCAGCTTAGTGAGAATGTCGAGTACGTTTTCCATAACCTTGACGAAACTGCACCCCATATTACTGCTTTGCGTAACGTCATGCGCAAAGGTCAAGGCATGTTTGAACGTTCTCGTACTAAAGCCAATCCCACGTCTTATCGTCAAGCGAAATCTCTCGCTTCCGCTCTCAGTAATAATCCTCCCCGAATTGATGACATGTTTGAGGATGCGATGGAGGTTGAGgtgaatgaagaaaaggctAGATTACTCGCCAAAGTGGCAGCGTTCACACCGTCTGAAACTGTGTTCGAAGTCGGAAAACGCGAGAGTGAGAGCGCGATTatcatgaagaagaggagaaagacaGTCGACGAGAGGCAGAAACGAGTCTCAAAGGCTGAAGCAGAGAAGAGTACAGCGAGCGGTATGGAGAAGGCCCCCGTGAAAGAGCTTCCCGCACCTCAACTTCCTAGCAAGAATTTTAAAGACCCTTCCTTCTACCTCGACCATACCCAACGCGGAGCGGAAGCTGAAAAGGGTTACTCTCTCAAATCTGGCGTCGAATCTCTTTCTGGCGCGATCACTGATATGACTGCCGATGAAGGTACAGGACCGAAAGCCCAAAAGGCCAGTCAACTCAGTTGGGACAGGAAGAAACACAAGTTTATCAAGAAAAATGGTAGTGctgatggagaaaagatgatCAAAAGCGAAAGTGGTGCATTGTTGCCTGCTAGTTATAGTAGTGGCAAGTATCAGGAATGGAAATCGAAGAGAAGGCATATGCCTGATGGGCCGGTGGAGGCTCTGGCTTTGGGAGGTGGCAGGAGGGGAAGACATGGACCACCGGGacagaagagaaaggcagaagatggagatgggggAGAGGATGCTGGTGGAAAGGGTAGGAAGGATCAAGGAAAGAGCAAGGGCACGGGTAAGGGCAAGGACGATTTCAAGCAGAAGTCTCCTGGAAAGCCtggcaagaaggggatCAAGCAGTCCTCTGGGCTCAAATCTGCAATGGATATCAGGAAACAGAGGGAAATCGCGCAAAAG agaaaagagaagaacgCTCGAAAACCCCAAAAGTTCAGAAAGTAA
- a CDS encoding hypothetical protein (HMMPfam hit to Ribonuc_L-PSP, Endoribonuclease L-PSP, score: 136.9, E(): 4.4e-38), whose amino-acid sequence MSTGERIANKVAGIAPPLPVFSPAIISNGFVYTSGQIGAGPDGELVKGPITNRVNQIMDNLDAVLKAHGTSLEHTVKFTIFITSYETFAELNEAYSKRIPSPAPARSCIGVASLPKGTDVEIECVAVLPNKAKL is encoded by the exons ATGTCCACCGGCGAAAGAATCGCCAACAAAGTCGCGGGTATCGCCCCTCCCCTCCCTGTCTTCT CTCCGGCAATCATCTCCAACGGATTCGTCTACACTTCGGGGCAAATTGGTGCAGGCCCTGATGGCGAGCTCGTCAAGGGACCTATCACCAACCGTGTC AACCAAATTATGGACAACCTCGATGCCGTTCTTAAAGCGCACGGAACAAGTTTGGAACATACCGTCAAATTCACCATCTTT ATCACATCGTATGAGACATTCGCCGAGCTTAACGAAGCCTACTCCAAACGTATCCCTAGCCCTGCCCCTGCTCGAAGTTGTATCGGTGTCGCGTCTTTACCAAAGGGTACGGATGTTGAGATTGAATGTGTTGCCGTTTTGCCAAATAAGGCGAAGCTCTAG
- a CDS encoding hypothetical protein (Match to ESTs gb|CF193545.1|CF193545, gb|CF194649.1|CF194649, gb|CF194604.1|CF194604; HMMPfam hit to Histone, Core histone H2A/H2B/H3/H4, score: 96.8, E(): 5.2e-26), translating to MARTKQTARKSTGGKAPRKQLATKAARKQTTTSAAGGVKKPHRYRPGTVALREIRRYQKSTELLIRKLPFQRLVREIAQDFKTDLRFQSSAVMALQEASEAYLVSLFEDTNLAAIHAKRVTIQPKDLQLARRLRGERS from the exons ATGGCCCGAACAAAGCAGACTGCCCGAAAGTCCACTGGTGGTAAGGCCCCCAGGAAGCAGC TCGCCACCAAGGCTGCCAGGAAGCAGACCACCAcctctgctgctggtggtgtCAAGAAGCCCCACAGGTACAGGCCCGGTACCGTCGCTCTCCGAGAAATCCGACGATACCAGAA GTCTACTGAGCTCCTTATCAGGAAGCTTCCCTTCCAGCGACTTGTCCGTGAAATCGCCCAGGACTTCAAG ACCGATCTCCGATTCCAGTCCTCTGCCGTCATGGCTCTCCAGGAGGCTTCCGAGGCCTACCTCGTCTCCCTCTTTGAGGACACCAACTTGGCTGCCATCCACGCTAAGCGTGTCACCATCCAGCCCAAGGACCTCCAGCTCGCCCGTCGTCTCCGAGGCGAGAGGTCTTAA
- a CDS encoding hypothetical protein (Match to ESTs gb|CF194357.1|CF194357, gb|CF193392.1|CF193392, gb|CF192578.1|CF192578; HMMPfam hit to Histone, Core histone H2A/H2B/H3/H4, score: 165.1, E(): 1.5e-46): MAPKSVASKAPASQASKAPAAASKAPAKAAKTSAAPKDGAKKRSKKRVESYSSYIYKVLKQVHPDTGISNKAMAILNSFVSDIFERIATEASKLASYNHRSTISSREIQTSVRLILPGELSKHAISEGTKAVTKYSSSK, translated from the exons ATGGCTCCCAAGTCTGTTGCTTCCAAGGCTCCTGCTTCCCAGGCCTCCAAGGCCCCCGCTGCCGCGTCCAAGGCTCCCGCCAAG GCCGCTAAGActtctgctgctcccaAGGACGGTGCCAAGAAGAGGTCCAAGAAGAGGGTCGAGTCTTACTCTTCTTACATCTACAAGGTCCTCAAGCAGGTCCACCCCGACACTGGTATCTC TAACAAGGCCATGGCTATCCTTAACTCTTTCGTCTCTGACATTTTCGAGCGAATTGCCACTGAGGCTTCCAAGCTTGCTTCTTACAACCACCGATCTaccatctcttctcgagAGATCCAGACCTCTGTCCGACTCATCCTTCC TGGTGAACTCTCTAAGCACGCCATCTCTGAGGGTACCAAGGCTGTCACCAAgtactcttcttccaagtAA
- a CDS encoding hypothetical protein (Match to ESTs gb|CF193979.1|CF193979, gb|CF192755.1|CF192755, gb|CF192617.1|CF192617; HMMPfam hit to Histone, Core histone H2A/H2B/H3/H4, score: 173.7, E(): 3.8e-49), with amino-acid sequence MSSGGKGKASSETKSSSRSSKAGLQFPVGRIHRLLKKGNYAQRIGSGAPVYLAAVLEYLAAEILELAGNAARDNKKSRIVPRHLQLAVRNDEELNKLLGSVVISQGGVLPHIMAELLPVKTKGKAKASQEV; translated from the exons ATGTCTTCTGGTGGCAAAGGCAAGGCTTCTTCCGAGACCAAGTCCTCTTCCCGATCTTCCAAGGCCGGTCTTCAGT TCCCCGTCGGTCGTATCCACCGtcttttgaagaagggtaaCTACGCCCAGCGAATCGGTTCCGGTGCTCCCGTCTACCTCGCTGCCGTCCTTGAGT ACCTTGCCGCTGAAATCCTCGAGTTGGCCGGTAACGCTGCCCGAGACAACAAGAAGTCCCGTATCGTCCCCCGACACCTTCAGCTTGCCGTCCGAAACGACGAAGAGCTCAACAAGCTCCTCGGATCTGTTGTCATCTCTCAGGGTGGTGTCCTTCCCCACATTATGGCCGAGCTCCTTCCCGTCAAG ACCAAGGGCAAGGCCAAGGCTTCTCAGGAGGTGTAA